The Chitinophagales bacterium genome has a window encoding:
- a CDS encoding cytochrome-c peroxidase produces the protein MLFFDTILSEDNSISCASCHKPEFAFADTTAFSTGVHGRIGSRNTPSAMNVAARDALFWDGRAATLGEQALGPIANPVEMNLPVEEAIVRLNNSKYRQLFLEVFGKVPDKDNLGEAIAAFEETLETADTPNDRWLNDEPGGLTAQQERGRAIFRVKGKCFECHFTPDFTADEFRSIGLFNGKEYNDSGRYYHTHNKADIGKFKVPGLRNVAITAPYMHDGSIKTLREVIEYYDQPQKFIPDAIGRDSLLLQPLNLTETEKQDLEAYLHSLTDDRFVKK, from the coding sequence ATGCTGTTCTTCGATACCATTTTATCAGAAGACAACAGCATTAGTTGCGCTTCTTGCCATAAACCAGAATTTGCCTTTGCAGACACTACTGCCTTCAGCACCGGTGTACATGGGAGGATAGGATCCCGCAACACACCATCGGCCATGAATGTGGCAGCAAGAGATGCCCTGTTCTGGGATGGACGGGCCGCTACCCTCGGCGAACAAGCACTTGGCCCCATAGCCAATCCTGTAGAGATGAACCTGCCTGTTGAGGAAGCTATTGTAAGGCTGAACAACAGTAAATACAGGCAATTATTCCTGGAAGTTTTTGGCAAGGTGCCTGATAAAGACAACCTTGGTGAAGCTATTGCAGCCTTTGAAGAAACACTGGAAACTGCAGACACCCCTAACGACCGCTGGCTGAACGACGAGCCGGGAGGACTTACAGCACAACAGGAACGCGGCAGGGCTATATTCAGAGTAAAGGGCAAATGCTTTGAATGCCACTTTACACCCGATTTCACGGCAGATGAGTTTCGTAGTATCGGGCTATTCAATGGTAAAGAATATAACGATTCAGGCAGGTATTATCACACGCATAATAAGGCTGATATAGGCAAATTCAAAGTGCCTGGTCTGAGGAACGTAGCCATTACGGCTCCATATATGCACGATGGTAGCATAAAAACATTGAGAGAAGTAATTGAATATTACGACCAGCCTCAGAAATTTATTCCTGATGCTATCGGAAGGGATAGCCTGCTACTGCAACCCCTCAACCTGACCGAAACAGAAAAGCAGGACCTGGAAGCATATCTGCATTCGCTTACAGACGACCGTTTCGTAAAAAAATAG
- the fumC gene encoding class II fumarate hydratase, which translates to MEFRIEKDTMGEVKVPVSAYYGAQTQRSIENFKIAQDINKMPKEIIKAFAYLKKAAALTNTDCGVLPAEKSKLIGQVCDEILDGKLDNEFPLVVWQTGSGTQSNMNSNEVIAYRAHVLNGGQLTDKEKFIHPNDDVNKSQSSNDTFPTAMHIAAYKILVENTIPGIKQLRDTLAAKSKEYMHIVKIGRTHFMDATPLTLGQELSGYVSQLDHGMKAINNSLEHLGELALGGTAVGTGINTPEGYAEKVAAKIAELTGLPFVTAENKFESLAAHDAIVEAHGALKTVAVSLMKIANDIRMLSSGPRCGIGEISIPDNEPGSSIMPGKVNPTQCEALTMIAAQVLGNDVAINVGGATGHFELNVFKPMMIYNFLHSARLIGDGCVSFNDKCAVGIEPIQANIDAHLHNSLMLVTSLNTKIGYYKAAEIAQTAHKQGKTLKQTAIDLGYVTAEQFDEWVKPEDMVGKIN; encoded by the coding sequence ATGGAATTTCGTATTGAGAAAGACACAATGGGCGAGGTGAAAGTGCCTGTTTCTGCCTATTATGGTGCACAGACACAACGTTCAATTGAGAACTTCAAAATAGCCCAGGACATCAACAAGATGCCTAAAGAGATCATTAAGGCTTTTGCTTACCTGAAAAAAGCTGCAGCACTAACGAATACAGATTGCGGTGTATTACCGGCTGAGAAGTCGAAACTGATAGGCCAGGTTTGTGATGAGATACTGGACGGTAAACTGGATAATGAATTCCCGTTGGTGGTTTGGCAAACAGGTTCAGGCACACAATCAAACATGAACAGTAACGAGGTAATAGCTTACCGGGCTCATGTGTTGAATGGCGGCCAGTTGACAGATAAAGAAAAATTCATTCACCCGAACGACGATGTGAATAAGTCACAGTCTTCAAATGATACCTTTCCTACAGCTATGCATATAGCTGCTTATAAGATACTGGTTGAAAACACGATCCCCGGTATTAAGCAACTGCGCGATACGCTGGCTGCAAAGTCAAAAGAATACATGCATATCGTTAAGATAGGCCGTACGCACTTTATGGATGCCACACCGCTGACCCTGGGACAGGAACTGAGCGGGTATGTTTCTCAATTGGATCATGGTATGAAGGCTATCAATAATTCACTGGAGCACCTGGGTGAGCTGGCATTGGGCGGAACGGCAGTTGGTACCGGTATCAACACGCCTGAAGGATATGCCGAAAAAGTTGCTGCTAAGATCGCAGAACTGACAGGCCTGCCTTTTGTAACGGCTGAGAATAAGTTTGAGAGCCTGGCCGCGCACGATGCAATTGTAGAAGCGCATGGTGCGCTGAAAACAGTAGCCGTAAGCCTGATGAAAATTGCTAACGATATACGTATGCTGAGCTCAGGCCCGCGTTGCGGAATAGGGGAGATATCTATTCCTGACAATGAACCGGGGTCTTCTATCATGCCGGGTAAGGTGAACCCTACACAGTGCGAGGCGCTGACCATGATAGCAGCACAAGTGTTGGGTAACGATGTGGCTATCAACGTAGGGGGCGCTACAGGGCATTTTGAATTGAATGTTTTCAAGCCAATGATGATATACAACTTTCTGCACAGCGCAAGGCTGATAGGTGATGGTTGTGTTTCTTTCAATGACAAATGTGCGGTAGGTATTGAGCCGATACAGGCAAATATTGATGCTCACCTGCATAATTCCCTGATGCTGGTTACTTCTCTGAATACAAAGATCGGTTACTATAAAGCTGCGGAAATTGCACAGACAGCGCATAAACAAGGCAAAACGCTGAAACAAACAGCTATTGACCTGGGATATGTTACAGCTGAGCAATTTGATGAGTGGGTGAAGCCTGAAGATATGGTGGGTAAAATAAATTAA
- the hutU gene encoding urocanate hydratase, which yields MADIHTQKRVIKSPTGTTLNCKDWVTEAAYRMIQNNLDPEVAERPEDLVVYGGIGKAARNWESFDKILECLRNLEEDQTLMVQSGKPVGILRSHKNAPRVLIANSNLVGRWATWEHFRELEAKGLMMYGQMTAGSWIYIGSQGIVQGTYETYLSLANMHYNGTLRGTLNVTAGLGGMGGAQPLAITMNEGVCLAAEMEEWRIQKRIETRYLDKYSHDIDEAIDWALKAKENKEAISIGVCCNVVDLLQRLIDRNITPDTLTDQTSAHDELIGYFPEGLSVAEANTLRESNPGEYSSRSLDTMAKHVRQMLELQKRGAITFDYGNNLRGQAHDKRGVENAFDFPGFVPAYIRPLFCDGKGPFRWVALSGDPEDIYTTDQALKELFPENAGLLRWLDMAKEKIAFQGLPSRICWLGMGEREKAGLLFNKLVREGKVKAPIVIGRDHLDCGSVASPNRETEAMKDGSDAVADWPILNALINTAGGASWVSFHHGGGVGMGYSLHAGMVIVADGSADADERLSRVLYNDPAMGILRHHDAGYEQATENADRFGLNIWK from the coding sequence GGCTGATATACACACACAGAAAAGAGTGATCAAATCGCCGACGGGCACTACCTTGAACTGTAAAGACTGGGTAACAGAAGCAGCCTACCGTATGATACAGAACAACCTGGACCCCGAAGTGGCAGAACGCCCTGAAGATCTGGTAGTATATGGCGGTATAGGCAAAGCAGCCCGCAACTGGGAAAGCTTTGATAAGATACTGGAGTGCCTGCGCAACCTGGAAGAAGACCAGACGCTTATGGTGCAGTCAGGCAAGCCTGTGGGCATATTGCGTTCTCATAAGAACGCACCACGTGTGTTGATAGCCAACAGTAACCTTGTAGGCCGCTGGGCTACGTGGGAGCATTTCCGCGAGTTGGAAGCAAAAGGATTGATGATGTACGGACAGATGACTGCTGGTAGCTGGATATATATCGGCTCTCAGGGAATAGTACAGGGTACATACGAGACCTATCTGTCGCTGGCTAATATGCATTATAACGGCACACTGAGGGGTACGTTGAATGTAACAGCCGGTCTTGGCGGTATGGGCGGCGCTCAGCCACTAGCCATCACGATGAACGAAGGTGTATGCCTGGCTGCCGAAATGGAAGAATGGCGCATACAAAAACGTATTGAGACACGCTACCTGGATAAATACTCCCATGATATAGACGAGGCTATTGACTGGGCACTGAAAGCAAAAGAGAACAAAGAAGCAATATCAATAGGTGTATGCTGCAATGTTGTAGACCTGCTACAACGATTAATTGACCGCAACATCACTCCTGATACACTCACAGACCAGACATCGGCACACGATGAGTTGATAGGTTATTTCCCTGAAGGATTAAGTGTTGCAGAAGCTAATACTTTGCGTGAAAGCAACCCTGGCGAATACTCCTCCCGTTCACTCGACACAATGGCCAAACACGTCCGCCAGATGTTGGAGCTGCAAAAGCGTGGCGCTATCACGTTTGATTATGGCAACAACCTGCGTGGACAAGCACACGACAAACGTGGTGTGGAGAATGCATTTGACTTCCCGGGGTTTGTTCCGGCATATATACGTCCGCTGTTCTGCGATGGTAAAGGTCCGTTCCGCTGGGTAGCGCTCAGTGGCGACCCTGAAGATATTTATACTACCGACCAGGCGCTGAAAGAGTTGTTCCCTGAAAATGCGGGGCTGCTGCGTTGGCTGGATATGGCGAAAGAAAAGATCGCATTCCAGGGATTGCCAAGCCGTATATGCTGGCTGGGTATGGGCGAAAGAGAAAAAGCAGGGTTATTATTCAACAAACTGGTACGCGAAGGCAAGGTGAAAGCTCCTATCGTTATCGGTCGCGACCACCTGGATTGTGGCTCTGTAGCGTCTCCAAACAGGGAAACAGAAGCTATGAAAGATGGTAGTGATGCCGTTGCCGACTGGCCTATTCTTAATGCGCTTATCAATACAGCTGGCGGTGCAAGTTGGGTATCCTTCCACCACGGAGGCGGCGTGGGTATGGGTTACTCACTACACGCGGGTATGGTAATAGTAGCAGATGGCTCTGCCGATGCTGATGAGCGACTGAGCCGTGTTCTATACAACGACCCTGCGATGGGTATTCTTCGTCACCACGATGCAGGTTATGAACAGGCTACTGAAAATGCTGATAGGTTCGGATTGAATATCTGGAAATAA